CTACGCCCACAACGATAGCATCAAAGTTGATGAACAAGATAACGTCAGTGCGGGCGAAACCATTGCAACACTGGGCAGCACGGGTACTAACAGCAATAAATTGCACTTTGAAATTCGCTATCACGGCAAATCTGTCGATCCTGCACGTTACTTGCCAAGACGCTAATTTGCAAAAAATTAGCAGAATCTGACCGCTTGTAGCCTTACAAGCGGTCACTTTTTAAGGAAATTTTACCTATGACAACCCGTTGTAGCTGGGCTGGCGACAGCCAAATTTACATCGACTATCACGATAATGAATGGGGCAAACCTGAATTTGACAGCCGCAAATTGTTCGAAAAAATGTGTTTGGAAGGGCAACAAGCAGGGCTGTCTTGGATCACCGTACTGAAAAAACGTGAAACCTATCGCCAAGCCTTCCATCAATTTTCGCCCGAAAAAATTGCGGCAATGACGGAAACCGATCTTGACCAACTAATGCAAAATGCTGGACTGATCCGCCACCGAGCAAAACTGGCAGCCATTGTAAAAAACGCCAAAGCCTATCTTGCGATGCAAGCCAACGGCGAGGATTTTAGCCAATTCATTTGGGCATTTGTTGGCGGGCGACCGCAAATCAACGATGTGCCAGCAATGAGTGCGATTGCCACCAAAACAGACACCTCTAAAGTGATGTCAAAGGCGTTGAAGAAAAGGGGCTTCGTGTTCGTCGGGGAAACCACTTGCTACGCATTTATGCAGTCAATGGGCTTGGTGGACGACCATTTAAATCACTGTTTTTGTAAAACCCATTTGCAAAAAAATGAACGCATCTGACCGCTTGCTTGTCCTTTTTGCCCATCACGATGAATTTCTGCCTGCAGAATTTCACGATTTTCCCACGCCACAAAATAAGCCTATTTCACAACTTTCAGAACGCCAATGGCGGAAATGGAAAAGCCAGCGAATGGCCTATTTTTTATTAGATCAAATATTTGAACAATATGCTTTAGATAAAACATTATTAAAAAAAATATTACGTACAAAAAGTGGCAGACCTTATATTATTTCTGATCAAATAGATTTTAATATTAGTCATTCGGGCGAGTGGGTTGCAATTATTTTTGCCATAAATAAAAATAAAAAAGTGGTTGGCATTGATATTGAACACCCACAAAAAACAAGACGATATTTAGACTTATTGGCATATTACGCTACACCACAAGAAATAATTGAAATTCAAAATAAGAATATATTTCCACCATTAAACAACATTGAATCACGTTTTTATTTAAGTTGGTGTTTACGTGAAGCCGTTTTAAAATCTCAAGGTGTGGGCATTATTAAATTATCGGAAGTTAAACACTCTCTGAGTGAGCAAACTATTTACTCAAGCTATTGCCCAACGGGCAAGCTCTGTTTTCACGCTAACTTACCGTTTTACTTAGCTTATTTCTTTGAGCAATCTCCCGACACCGTACAGTTACCGCCTATTTTTCAATGGAAAAATAAGCAATGCTATTTAATTGAACACCCCCCCACTCTTATTTATCAAGTTAATTAAGAAGGAAAATATTATGAGCCACATTCATCAATTTTCACAAGAAGATCTCCAAATTCTTCGCGAAGAAACCGTGTATAAAGGTCACTTTCAACTCCAAAAAATCGTCTTCCGCCATAAGTTATTTTCTGGAGAAATGAGTGGCGAAGTAACACGAGAGTTACTGATTAAAGGTGCTGCCGCTGCGGTGATTGCTTACGATCCTGTTCGTGATGCGGTGGTGTTGGTTGAACAAGTTCGTATCGGTGCTTACGATCCTCACGCAAGCCATTCTCCTTGGTTAGTAGAACTGATTGCAGGTATGGTTGATGAAGGTGAGTCGCCAGAAGAAGTTGCTATTCGAGAAAGCCAAGAAGAAGCAGGATTGACCATCAGCAACCTGCAACACGCCGTCAGCGTATGGGACAGCCCAGGTGGTACAGTAGAACGTTTGCACCTATTTTTAGGCTTAGTCGATAGCTCACAAGTCGGCGGAATTTATGGTTTAGCAGAAGAAAACGAAGACATTTTAGTCCACGTTGTTAGCCGTTCGCAGGCGTATCAATGGGTTGAAGAAGGTAAAATTGATAATGTGATTGCCGTTGTTGGCTTACAGTGGTTACAGCTTAATTATCAACATTATATTCAAAAATAATGCCGTTAAAGTTAAGTCAAAAAACTTTATTTAATGTAATAAAGCACAATTAAAGTGCAAAGAAAATACAATATGCGTATAATTACGCCCGCTTAAACTATTCATTCAATG
The nucleotide sequence above comes from Pasteurellaceae bacterium Orientalotternb1. Encoded proteins:
- the nudF gene encoding ADP-ribose diphosphatase (ADP-sugar pyrophosphatase; catalyzes the formation of D-ribose 5-phosphate from ADP-ribose; can also act on ADP-mannose and ADP-glucose) is translated as MSHIHQFSQEDLQILREETVYKGHFQLQKIVFRHKLFSGEMSGEVTRELLIKGAAAAVIAYDPVRDAVVLVEQVRIGAYDPHASHSPWLVELIAGMVDEGESPEEVAIRESQEEAGLTISNLQHAVSVWDSPGGTVERLHLFLGLVDSSQVGGIYGLAEENEDILVHVVSRSQAYQWVEEGKIDNVIAVVGLQWLQLNYQHYIQK
- a CDS encoding DNA-3-methyladenine glycosidase, whose amino-acid sequence is MTTRCSWAGDSQIYIDYHDNEWGKPEFDSRKLFEKMCLEGQQAGLSWITVLKKRETYRQAFHQFSPEKIAAMTETDLDQLMQNAGLIRHRAKLAAIVKNAKAYLAMQANGEDFSQFIWAFVGGRPQINDVPAMSAIATKTDTSKVMSKALKKRGFVFVGETTCYAFMQSMGLVDDHLNHCFCKTHLQKNERI
- a CDS encoding 4'-phosphopantetheinyl transferase; this encodes MNASDRLLVLFAHHDEFLPAEFHDFPTPQNKPISQLSERQWRKWKSQRMAYFLLDQIFEQYALDKTLLKKILRTKSGRPYIISDQIDFNISHSGEWVAIIFAINKNKKVVGIDIEHPQKTRRYLDLLAYYATPQEIIEIQNKNIFPPLNNIESRFYLSWCLREAVLKSQGVGIIKLSEVKHSLSEQTIYSSYCPTGKLCFHANLPFYLAYFFEQSPDTVQLPPIFQWKNKQCYLIEHPPTLIYQVN